Part of the Paenibacillus terrae HPL-003 genome is shown below.
ATGTGCTGGAAGTTCCTTCACCTGTATGCATTGAGCCTGTGCGGTAGTCATAGCGTATGGCAAAAAGGCATGTTAGAAGAAGATGAAAAAATAAAACACGGCGCTTTGCTCGCCATGAACGCATGGGGCAAAGGGCCGTGCTTTAGGGTCTGAGAAGAACAGGCTCAGAAAGTTTATTTGCTGCTGTCGCCAGCTTCCACTGTTGCTGTTTTCGTATGGTTTTCCGCAGGCTTGTAGTACAAGCGGAACAGAATGTCCTGATTGTAGTTACCGAATCCAGTACCGAACAGGGTAACCCCTCCAACATGCTGGGCATCATCCAGAATGGCTATGCGGAATTTCCATTGCTTCTGATCAATCAGCAGCTGGCTTAAGGTCACATCAGATATTTGCTTGCCGTCCATAAAGGTACCCTTAGACGTAACGCGAAGTCTTTTGAGCAGACCGTATTGGTTGATAAAATCAGGCCACCATGCAGGTGTGTATTTCCCACGGTTATCGCCGAAATCTCCCGGGCTGGTCCAAGTCCCGAGATTCACATCGTTCAGGAAAAAGGTAATGTCCGAAGGCCAGTTGTCATTGGTAAAAGGGGCCTCGGACGATAGCTCCATCGAAATTTCCAGTTCCTCGGCCTTTTGGCTGGACAGGAGGAAATTGGGTACCTTATAATCCATATATCCTTGACTAAACCACAGAATTTTGGAATTGAAGCGCTCAGGATCCAGAAATGAACGAGGCTCGTCGAATTCTCCGATAATTTTCTCGACGGTAGCCAGCCCGCAGGTCGGTTGAATTTCAAAATCCGTAAAGTGCCCGACGGAAATCTCCGTCTGATGAAATTGCCGTACATCCTGCTGATAGCGGGGCATGGCTATTTCAATTTTGTCCGTAGCCAGCGAGCATACTTTCTGAACGCCACCGCGCCCGGGCAGCATTTTGGTCGAAATAATGGACGCTCTCTCCAGCTTTTTGACATGCATGGTCATGATGGCACTGCTTAGTCCGAGTGCTTCCGCCAGCTCGCGTATATTCATAGGCTTCTCCGCAAGCAGAACAATCATGTTCAGCCGAACCTCACTGGCCAGCGCTTCATATACGGGAAGTGATTTTTCAGAAATGTCCAGTTGCATAGTTCCTCCAATTCTAACGCACATCAACAATTGATGATAGTTTAACATATATGGATTTTTTTCAATATTCATACATAAAAAACGATATGATTTACATTTATATAAACAATATACCCTTTCCTTGATTGATGGCACAAGCTTAACCCTTCAAAAAGTCTAAAATTGTTCAAAAAACAGGACACCCCATAAAACCATTTGGTGTCTGTCGGGATGTCCTGTGATGGGATGTGGTTTTAACGTTCATGCTGTATACGATCTTGCGTCGCTTGCCGTTTAGGAACGGCTATGTTCCTCCGCCAAAGAAGAGTCGGACGTTCTGTCTTTGTCTGTCGTATGCATTTCCTGATGTTGAGTAGGATCGGCCTTCATCAAGCCGGGATGACCAACATAAGGGCGATCACTCCGTGAGCGGCCTCGGGTGAGCCGGAAGCCGATCAAAAACAGGACAAGCTGCACAGCCAGTATGTAGGGAGAAGCTTCCGGTCCGATCCATTGAAACAGGGCAATGACGGCGATCACTATAGACAACAGGCTCGTTGGAAAATGGGATGCCGTCACATCCAGATCATTTTGTCTGCGCAGGGTCATCAACCGATATACGTACAGCAGGGCGATCAAGCCGGAAACAAATCTCATCCATGTACACCATATGAGCCATGAGGCAGATGACACAGCTTCGGGCAGACTAGGATAGATAGTACTATACGACATGAGTTCCACAATCAGCCGTGAGATTAGCCACACTATACCCGCCAGCGCCAACGGCCCGGCTGCGGGACG
Proteins encoded:
- a CDS encoding ArsR/SmtB family transcription factor; amino-acid sequence: MQLDISEKSLPVYEALASEVRLNMIVLLAEKPMNIRELAEALGLSSAIMTMHVKKLERASIISTKMLPGRGGVQKVCSLATDKIEIAMPRYQQDVRQFHQTEISVGHFTDFEIQPTCGLATVEKIIGEFDEPRSFLDPERFNSKILWFSQGYMDYKVPNFLLSSQKAEELEISMELSSEAPFTNDNWPSDITFFLNDVNLGTWTSPGDFGDNRGKYTPAWWPDFINQYGLLKRLRVTSKGTFMDGKQISDVTLSQLLIDQKQWKFRIAILDDAQHVGGVTLFGTGFGNYNQDILFRLYYKPAENHTKTATVEAGDSSK
- a CDS encoding flagellar export protein FliJ; protein product: MSPTDFAALAAYISPGLIAILLALSLLVWLYVHSAAQLRNSRQQRLNELQESLRIYGRLAGYLQASTQYSLSSNETRQHQSGLIHALQEAKAAPYLTPHLQEQVQASLRECDAFRRELLLKSLEREMNKLIDERRLVLLESHAPGWGTALWKLLRPAAGPLALAGIVWLISRLIVELMSYSTIYPSLPEAVSSASWLIWCTWMRFVSGLIALLYVYRLMTLRRQNDLDVTASHFPTSLLSIVIAVIALFQWIGPEASPYILAVQLVLFLIGFRLTRGRSRSDRPYVGHPGLMKADPTQHQEMHTTDKDRTSDSSLAEEHSRS